One Miscanthus floridulus cultivar M001 chromosome 11, ASM1932011v1, whole genome shotgun sequence DNA window includes the following coding sequences:
- the LOC136493747 gene encoding transcription factor GTE7-like: protein MASALLAGRGGAHHHSWGETRAPLAPIPPNPSPSQPHPRGDGSKSKPKPRAAAASSPAAGYVTFRPSSLGQREARALRDRLAGELGQVRALLSRIDTWQQQGPPPPPAKQQLRGEMRKRCGQILTRLRKDKRSLWFNAPVEVERLGLHDYHAVIKRPMDLGTVKENLAAGRYASHDDFAADVRLTFTNALRYNPVGHEVHTFAGALLAYFERMYKEVLSSFEEECRRLEPPRPVAAELPPPPTAEPVEAKVKPRAGNVRMRKPKAREPNKREMSLEEKNMLRIGLESLPEEKMHNVLQIVRKRNNNPEMLGDEIELDIDEMDVETQWELDRFVTNFNKALKKSQRAAMMNGGVADVTSAAVAEDDTAPVGDVPALVDNDDAESEKPVKSTAMAEQVDEYVDIGDEMPTATYQSMEIEKDAEGATGSGGSGSGSSSSSGSESRSSGDSASGAGNAHSLA, encoded by the exons ATGGCCTCCGCCCTGCTGGCCGGACGGGGCGGGGCGCACCACCACAGCTGGGGGGAGACGCGCGCCCCGCTCGCGCCCATCCCGCCCAACCCTAGCCCCAGCCAGCCCCACCCGCGCGGCGACGGGTCCAAGTCCAAGCCCAagccgcgggcggcggcggcctcctcaCCGGCGGCCGGCTACGTGACGTTCCGCCCGTCCTCCCTGGGCCAGCGCGAGGCCCGCGCGCTCCGGGACCGCCTCGCGGGGGAGCTGGGCCAGGTCCGCGCCCTCCTCTCCCGCATCGACACCTGGCAGCAGCagggcccgccgccgccgcccgcgaagCAGCAGCTCCGCGGCGAGATGCGGAAGCGGTGCGGCCAGATCCTCACCAGGCTGCGCAAGGACAAGCGGAGCCTGTGGTTCAACGCGCCCGTCGAGGTGGAGCGACTCGGCCTCCACGACTACCACGCCGTCATCAAGCGCCCCATGGATCTCGGCACCGTCAAGGAGAACCTCGCCGCCGGGAGGTACGCCTCCCACGACGACTTCGCGGCCGACGTCCGCCTCACCTTCACCAACGCGCTGCGGTACAACCCCGTCGGCCATGAGGTCCACACGTTCGCTGGCGCCCTCCTCGCCTACTTCGAGAGGATGTACAAGGAGGTGCTCTCCTCTTTCGAGGAAGAGTGCAGACGCCTTGAACCGCCAAGGCCTGTGGCGGCGGAGTTGCCACCTCCACCGACAGCTGAGCCTGTTGAGGCGAAGGTTAAGCCGAGAGCAGGGAATGTGAGGATGCGGAAGCCCAAGGCGAGGGAGCCGAACAAGAGGGAGATGAGCCTGGAGGAGAAGAACATGCTCAGGATTGGGCTGGAGAGTTTGCCTGAGGAGAAGATGCATAATGTGCTTCAGATTGTGCGGAAGAGGAACAACAACCCGGAGATGCTTGGGGATGAGATCGAGCTTGATATTGATGAGATGGATGTTGAGACACAGTGGGAGCTTGATCGTTTTGTAACTAACTTCAACAAGGCGCTCAAGAAGTCTCAGCGTGCTGCCATGATGAATGGTGGCGTTGCTGATGTAACCAGTGCTGCTGTGGCTGAGGATGACACAGCACCTGTGGGCGATGTGCCTGCATTGGTCGACAATGATGATGCG GAGAGTGAGAAACCTGTGAAGAGCACTGCAATGGCTGAGCAGGTGGATGAGTATGTTGATATTGGGGATGAGATGCCAACAGCCACTTACCAATCCATGGAGATCGAGAAGGACGCTGAAGGTGCGACTGGCTCTGGTGGTTCTGGCAGTGGCTCTTCATCGTCCAGTG GTTCTGAGTCGAGGAGCTCAGGGGACAGTGCCTCAGGAGCTGGCAATGCTCATTCTTTGGCTTAG
- the LOC136492357 gene encoding uncharacterized protein, translating to MRENGWDDLLEKTKAFAAKHNIDIPNMEDMIPMRGRSKCRGAKYVTYYHHIHHGIFNVVLDQIICELNNRFPERSTQLLRCVACLDPTNEFANFEIDKLVELAKIYYADFSDYECEKLRTELENFMDEVKHDEEFCSCIDLGGLAEKMVKTDRHTYFPLVYRLIELALILPVATTTAERAFSAMNIIKTDRRNKMNDDWMNNSMICYIERDLFASIEDDKILKRFQGLRNRKINLPPKVPRCVLF from the coding sequence ATGAGGGAAAATGGTTGGGATGATCTTTTAGAGAAGACAAAAGCCTTTGCTGCCAAACACAATATAGACATTCCTAATATGGAAGATATGATACCAATGAGGGGTCGTTCAAAATGTCGTGGAGCCAAATATGTGACCTACTACCATCATATTCATCATGGGATTTTCAATGTTGTCCTTGATCAAATAATTTGTGAGTTGAACAATCGATTTCCAGAAAGATCAACTCAACTATTGAGATGTGTTGCTTGTCTTGATCCGACAAATGAGTTTGCCAACTTTGAGATAGATAAATTAGTTGAGCTTGCTAAGATTTATTATGCTGACTTTAGTGATTATGAATGTGAAAAGCTAAGAACTGAGCTTGAAAATTTCATGGATGAAGTCAAACATGATGAAGAATTTTGCTCTTGTATTGATCTTGGTGGCCTTGCTGAGAAGATGGTTAAAACTGATAGACATACATATTTTCCTTTGGTGTATCGCCTCATTGAGCTTGCATTGATATTGCCTGTGGCAACAACAACAGCTGAAAGAGCCTTCTCTGCTATGAATATTATCAAGACCGACAGGAGgaataaaatgaatgatgattggATGAATAATAGCATGATATGCTATATTGAGCGAGATTTGTTTGCATCCATTGAAGATGATAAAATTTTAAAGCGCTTTCAAGGCTTAAGAAACCGTAAGATAAACTTGCCACCCAAGGTCCCAAGGTGCGTATTGTTTTAG